Genomic segment of Vespa crabro chromosome 18, iyVesCrab1.2, whole genome shotgun sequence:
atatgtaaatacaagATCTGTGCACATAGCATGTACTTCTTTTGGCTCCACATTTCCATTTTTACTGAGAAGTCCAGCCATTTGTCTAACAAGCCAATAAATACTGATTGGAAAACAATGCATATTTTCtctaatactgataataaaccTCTGTGTAATACGATATAAAGAATTGACTGTCCATAATCTATATCGTTGTAATTTAGCCTGATATTCGGGAGTACCTTCCTTTCcaaatttctttaatctttctGTAGGCGGAAATCTGATAGGTACTTTATCTGGATCGATatccaaaaatatttcatcttcCATAAGCAACTGTATAATAGGGGTATGTAATGCAGCAGTTAAAAAAAACTTTGCAGAGAAAAGGCTTTCATGAAAGAACGAATAAAACCTAGAAAATGCACATGTGCCATGTCTAAGAAGTCTTCGTGGATTATCTGAAggaattatttgtaaaagcATTAACTGTCTTAAAAGTTTAAGAACTAAAATTTTATCCTCTGGTAACAAACAGCTGCCATATAATCCAGCAGCCAAAGATTGTACAAGCCCTTGAATTGCATCTGGAACAATTCTATCACCGACAACTAAACAAGATGCAAGTAATTTAGGTGATTTCCGTAGAGCACCAAGAAATTCGCCATAAGATAAGCATGTTtgataatttaaatgtttGTATGCATCTATAAAATTGGAATTTTCAAGTGTATTTGCCTTGTAGCAGCAAGAAGCCGGCGTACAATCGGGCCTTGCAACTATCAAGCGATTTAAATTAACTCTCTGTTGTGCCGTAACCCATGCTTGCTGAGCTAGGTCCGAGGACATATATAAAACCTGAAAAGATCACACATTTTGGCTACATGATATTAttacgtaataaataataaaagaaaaaaaattgtattatatttaaaaaaaaaaaaaaaaagaaaaaaaataataatcattcattttatttcatacctTTTCATTCAGtgtttgtaaattttgttgttCTGAGTTAACAAACAAACGCTCTTGTCGCAAATGACCAGCTAAGTCAATCATGTCCCATTGCAATGTCCCAAGGGACTCTACGCTGTTTGCTGATGACATAactaaatatagaaaataataataagaattaataatataaatatataattaaatcatataaacagatataaatattaaaaatcatatcttttatatatagtcattttaataaattatattattacttttgttaagaatattgaaaaataaaaaatattcatattaataaattaaacattaagatttttatgaaatattctcaaatctatatttctattgtacatagaaatatttattgtaagaaaaaaaaatatatatccttaCTAAATTTGATTTGTTAGAAACGGTTATTAAAGAGTATAAATGTATCTATCTTAGTCCTTGAATTAAGGAATTGTCAGGTGACATCAGAAATCATGATGTTTCTCATTAAAACAAGAACAAAGGGAATAGTtcttaaatgaatgaaaaaaaagaaaaaaaaaagaagaagatacaaTTGTTCAATAGtctttaaaagatatataaatattaattatataagtataatatgaatataagtCAGGAGATAAATAACATTCAACAACTATAACGTTCCATACTCGAAGAAGCAATtgacgaataataatacgtcGTATATAGTTTCTACAACGTCATATTACGAATAGCTGTTGAGAACTAGGGAAAATAATGTCGTTTACttgaaaaataacattagAATAATTTGTAATCACTTACCACAGGCACACGTGTAATTGACAACAGCAGGAAAAATGTCTGTTATCGTTTATAGTTCGAAGTAACACACCCAACAATATGCATTTTCTATTTCAGGTTAGAATTTtccgataactataatactcAATTTCTTTACGACTTTCTCGATTTTTAGCCAATGACAAAAACAGTCTATTTTCTAACCAATCGCAACGcagtgcaagagagagagaggaaatcaCTTAGTTCGTAGTACTTTGGTAGAAAGAGAGTGCAGTTTATACAGATGCACCGGATGTCGATCCACCGCCAACAACCGTCGGAAGTCGAATGAGTTTTGATCGAATCGAGTGCGACTCAAGGAGGATGCACCAGGATGCACCTTTGGAGCAAGGTgcattcttaaaaaaaaaaaaaaaacgaaaagaaaaatgaatacgtaataatacgtaattaaattcaatgcAATGACaatgtaattatcattaaatagtGATTATACGAAGTACAATGCAAAAGTGCAATgatgtatttaatttaaacatagatattagtgttattgaatattattacaaaacacAATTTCAAACAggtaatgaaaatgataatttaattattgttagcctttaaattaatcgaaataataataacaatttcgatatgatatttacaaatataacgTGTCTGTCGAATTCAATGTATTATTCGtacgattattactatatttaaaatgccctccaaaaagaagaaggaaaaaaaaaaaagaaattcaattttcttaaCAGATCGTTTATAATACagacagaaaaaaacaaaattaccctaggaaaatcatttctattttcgaaagaataataaatagaaattatttcatcgATGCGATAGAAATCGaatctaaaaagaaagaatgaaaagtagaaaagaaaaaagaaaaaagaaaaaaaagagagagagaaagagagagagagagagagagagaaagagagagagagagagagagagagagagagagatagatttaGAACGCCATTCTCTTTTCCTAACcaatgaaaagataataatcataaaagagaaaagaaagaaagaaaacaaatattaaaaacgattcgtatgtgaaatatttgaatatagtTTTTTCCtctgataaaaatatctatcgattgaaatataaaatgaataaatgaacgaaataCGCATATTCGTATGCATCTACGATGAAAACATGTATGAGAATTGTATTTGAGAGACAGAGtagagggaaataaaaaaaagaaagaaaaagaaaaagagagagagagagagagagagagatagagaaaaagagagaaagacagaaagagagaaaagagagagagagagagagagagaaaaaaaagagagacgcgTTTAATGACGCACTCGTGTATTAAACGTCATCCGTGTACGGAGACGTTTTGTCGAGCTGTCAAATTTATTCACGACAGCGTGATTCTGGTTGGTCACAACATACGACATagtatttatcttctttcctaTGCATTATTTTCTGGTAATCAAACGGATCACGCAACGTATAGTTCTATTGGTGGTATcgtcgaagagagagatacaagTACAAAGGATAAGGTCCTGGGAAAATGGCCGAAGGACGGGAGGAACTAGTGCAATCGCCAAAAACACTTTATAAACTGAGCGTCTCCGCGATTGCAGACAGATTGCTCGCATTCAAAAAACATCTCGTATATTTACCTGAGAACGTCGtcttcgatatttattatcaggTTAAAAATTCGGCGATGAAAgaagtttttctctcttttttttttcttttcttttcttttcttttcttttctttttttttttttttttatatatatgtttatttttaatcgtattttcttattcattcGCGTTACGTTATACATAAGTTATGAGAAAAGATCTTAAGATTctttatgtgtatattaattttataaacgagGAATCAAGGaaacgttttatttataaagtcTTTAATTAATGCGACATTAGattgtagaaaattttatcttaGGCTTATTCGATTTTCCatcaatgttatattgttacatTGGCGGAATGTTAAGGGCCAAGATTTAGGGAATAGGGAGAGaggattattattgaatttcgaataataaattatatacattaattgtccataaaaatattgttctaTGTGATGGGAAATAGAATAATGTCAATATTGTATTAATGATAGATATGTTGATACAAAAACATATTATGCGTTTTAAAGATCAATTTTAAGATATAGAATTATTGTTGAATACAGTAAATGTCTTTTTGTAATCAAATATTTGTACAAATTAGGTTATaccaatgtatataatatgtatttagttttcttttttttttttcccctcaaaGATATGATAATACAATTGAAGACTATTTTTTGATTATGAATTACCTcagatatgaaaataaaatttagaaaaaatattaattatttattcgtcatttgtgtgtgtgtgtatatatatatatatgtatgtgtatatatatatatgtatatacatatgcttATATGtacatgatatataatatgtatatatagataaatgacatgtgatatttatgtaataaaaatattcacacAATTAGTAATTGTAACATCTTTTAGTTATATCAAGAAAGAAGACTATGTTTACTAGGAATGGAACTTGGAgacttggaaacattttccaggATGCTCAATGTCACAAATCGTCGTGTACATTTATTACAGAGCTTTCAGGTAAATTTTTGTAACGATCTCTGTTTTATTCGCCAACCTCtgatacattataatatagtaataatattattacaataatatttgattCCTCTAAGGCCCTTATGGATCATGGGACAATGGTTGGAAAAGAGTTAGCGATCAGTTATGATCTATGCTGTATTCGTGTTAAAAAAATACTTGCGGATCAtgataaagtaataaatgtGGGCTTACGACTTGGCGAATTTCTTAGCGATGCTGGCTGGTATAAAGAAAGTGAACAGGTTTTATTAGCTTGTATGAGACTATCCTTTGTGGATGAGCGAACCCTTGAAAATTTATGTCGTACATTAAAATGTAGTTGCAAGTATGTTTCAACATTCATTTGTTCGATCCTTTCTATTGTAATAttcaagaaattatataaagagtATGGTATATATTGTGATGTTTAGATTATTACGTGCACAAGCAGCATATTATACATTTCGTGGAGCAGCTGAAACGCACAAAATTGCTATGGATACAATACAACAACTAAGGTGTGCAGGATATACCAGCAATAATTATGCGGCATTATATGGAGAATTtagtgttcttttttttaatagaagtgAATATGATGAAGCATATAAGCAagtattttgtataataacattttataaaaacaatagattTTGTAAAATAGTTACTTTTATGATAAGATTTGATATATTATGCTTTAGATGGGGTATAGAAGcattaaaacaattaaatccATCATTGCCACCACGGGTAATAATTGATGTTTTAAGGCAAGTAGCAAAATCATGTGTAGTAAAACGAGAATTTCGAAAAGCCGGTCTATTAATTAGACAAGCAGTTTATCTTGCAAGAGAAATTTTTGACACAGGTCATCCAAAATATAGTGATGTTTTAACAGATTATGgattttatctattaaattaCGATTGTATTGTGAATAGCGTGTCTGTTTATAAGGtaaattatttgaatgatATGATGTTCATTGTCtgttaatatatctatagtgttatatat
This window contains:
- the LOC124430387 gene encoding amyloid protein-binding protein 2 isoform X2, which produces MTHSCIKRHPCTETFCRAVKFIHDSVILLYQERRLCLLGMELGDLETFSRMLNVTNRRVHLLQSFQALMDHGTMVGKELAISYDLCCIRVKKILADHDKVINVGLRLGEFLSDAGWYKESEQVLLACMRLSFVDERTLENLCRTLKCSCKLLRAQAAYYTFRGAAETHKIAMDTIQQLRCAGYTSNNYAALYGEFSVLFFNRSEYDEAYKWGIEALKQLNPSLPPRVIIDVLRQVAKSCVVKREFRKAGLLIRQAVYLAREIFDTGHPKYSDVLTDYGFYLLNYDCIVNSVSVYKAALDIKKAIFGKTNLHVALAHEDLAYALYVREYNSGKFQEASDHVDKAIDIMEKLFAGVHIMLASAKRVKALILEEIALDNAPMPLSEQTLLQKSECLHLSALKLSQTTFGEVNVQTAKHYGNLGRLYQSMRKFEEAEAMHLKSINIKEKLLGPEDYEVGLSVGHLASLYNFQMNRYRDAEKLYYRSIAISLKLFGESYSGLEYDYRGLLHVYTKLDERDKVLEYTDIFNHWKELRDEYAQLEDQPIDLEERPQQIEEVIRTFFLCDTI
- the LOC124430387 gene encoding amyloid protein-binding protein 2 isoform X1 codes for the protein MAEGREELVQSPKTLYKLSVSAIADRLLAFKKHLVYLPENVVFDIYYQLYQERRLCLLGMELGDLETFSRMLNVTNRRVHLLQSFQALMDHGTMVGKELAISYDLCCIRVKKILADHDKVINVGLRLGEFLSDAGWYKESEQVLLACMRLSFVDERTLENLCRTLKCSCKLLRAQAAYYTFRGAAETHKIAMDTIQQLRCAGYTSNNYAALYGEFSVLFFNRSEYDEAYKWGIEALKQLNPSLPPRVIIDVLRQVAKSCVVKREFRKAGLLIRQAVYLAREIFDTGHPKYSDVLTDYGFYLLNYDCIVNSVSVYKAALDIKKAIFGKTNLHVALAHEDLAYALYVREYNSGKFQEASDHVDKAIDIMEKLFAGVHIMLASAKRVKALILEEIALDNAPMPLSEQTLLQKSECLHLSALKLSQTTFGEVNVQTAKHYGNLGRLYQSMRKFEEAEAMHLKSINIKEKLLGPEDYEVGLSVGHLASLYNFQMNRYRDAEKLYYRSIAISLKLFGESYSGLEYDYRGLLHVYTKLDERDKVLEYTDIFNHWKELRDEYAQLEDQPIDLEERPQQIEEVIRTFFLCDTI